The nucleotide sequence GTCGGTGACGACCTTCGCCTGGTGCGGACGGCTGTAGACGGTCTTGCCGTTCTCAACGGTCTTGACGAGCGTGGGGGCCTCGGCCTTCCACTGCGCGCGACGCGAGCGAGTGTTGGAGCGGGAGACCTTCCGCTTCGGGGGGTTACCTGCCATGGCTAGCTCTCTTCTGTGTTCTCGACGCCGCTGTCAGCCGCGGGGGCGCGGTGCATCGTCGTCGTGGCTCGTGGTGAAGTCCTGGAGCGCGGCCCATCGTGGATCGAGAGGCTCGCTCTGCGGCGTTCCGGCGTTCTCGGCCAGTCGCTCACCCGTGATCGGATCTAATCCGGGGCAATCCGGCTGGCACACCGGCTGAAACGGAAGCGACAGGACGACCGCTTCCCTGACCAGAGTTTCAAGATCCACGTGGTCGTCTTGAACCTCGAAGTCAGTTTCTTCCTCCCCAGGATACGCGAAAAGCTCCTGAAACTCGACTTTGAACCCCTCTGCGATGTCGATGAGGCACCGGCTGCAGATGCCGGTGTACTCGGTGTCGACTTCTCCGGATACGAGAATGCCCTCGTGCACCGACTCGAGGCGTGCCTCGATGACGACGGGCTCACCCTCGGCGACGGCCACGAGCCCCTCCCCCCACTTGTCGGGAGCGGGAACCTCGAGGGTATGCTCGCGCATCTCTCCGGCGCGGTGGGCGATGTCGCGGATCGGGAGGACGAACGGACCCGTCACATGCTTTCTGACCACGGTTCCAGCCTAGCCGCGGTTGCGGGTCAGAGGCCGCGCGCGCCCGTGTCGAGGAACCGGGCCACCGCCGGCGGCACGAACGGGGACACGTCGCCGCCGAGGGACGCGACCTGACGCACCAGCGAGCTCGATACGAGCGCGTGCGCAGGATCGGGCAGCAGGAAGACCGTCTCGACATGCGCGAGGTGCCGGTTCACGATCGCCATCGGCGTCTCGTACGCGACATCGACCTGCGAGCGGATGCCCTTCACGAGGACGCCGGCGCCGACATCCGTCGCGTAGTCGACCAGCAGGCCCATGCTCCACGAGGCGACGATCACGTCGCCTTCGATCTCGCTGTCGGCGATCGACTGCTCCAGCAGCGACTGACGCTGCGCGATCGGCAGCATCGCCTCCTTGCCAGGGTTGTGCACGACGAGCACGTGGAGCTGGTCGTAGAGGGACGCGGCGCGGCGGATCACGTCGAGATGACCGAGGGTCGGCGGATCGAACGATCCCGGGACGACGGCGATCCGGCTGCTCATGCGATTCAGCCTAGTGGGACGGAAGAGGCGCCCGGACGCCTCAGTTCTTGGCGAGGGCCGCGCGCTCGGCCATCCCGACGTTGCGCTCGAGCGCTGCCGTGAGCCCGGGATGTCGCAGCAGCGCCGGGTCGTCCGCCAGCACCTGCTCGGCCGCCACCCGCGCCTCGGAGATGATGTCGGCGTCCTTCACGACCCGCAGCAGCCGCAACGACGACCGCGCCCCGGACTGCGCGTCGCCGAGCACGTCGCCCTCGCCGCGGAGCTCGAGGTCGACCTCCGCCAATGCGAAGCCGTCGAGCGTGGAGGCAACGGCTTCCACGCGCTCGCGGGCGGGTGTGCCGAGTGGCGCCTCGGTCACGAGGAGGCACAGCCCGGGGATCCCGCCGCGCCCGACGCGTCCGCGCAGCTGGTGCAGCTGTGACACGCCGAACCGGTCGGCCTCGAGGATCGCCATGGTCGACGCGTTCGGCACGTCGACGCCCACTTCGACGACGGTCGTCGCCACGAGCACATCGACATCGCCGCGGGCGAAGGCCTGCATGACGGCGTCCTTCTCGTCGGACGGCATCTTGCCGTGCAGGATCTCGACCCGGATGTTCGAGAACGACGGATGCCGCGACAACAGGTCGGCGACCTGCACGACGCCCCAGCGGGTGCGGGTCGCCTCGCCGCCGGTGTCGCCGGCGGGCTCGTCGGCGGTGTCGTCCTTGGTGAGCTTCTCCGCGTCGATGGCGGCGCAGACGACGAAGGCCTGACGCCCCTGTGCGACCT is from Microbacterium sp. LWH3-1.2 and encodes:
- the coaD gene encoding pantetheine-phosphate adenylyltransferase, with product MSSRIAVVPGSFDPPTLGHLDVIRRAASLYDQLHVLVVHNPGKEAMLPIAQRQSLLEQSIADSEIEGDVIVASWSMGLLVDYATDVGAGVLVKGIRSQVDVAYETPMAIVNRHLAHVETVFLLPDPAHALVSSSLVRQVASLGGDVSPFVPPAVARFLDTGARGL
- the rpmF gene encoding 50S ribosomal protein L32; protein product: MAGNPPKRKVSRSNTRSRRAQWKAEAPTLVKTVENGKTVYSRPHQAKVVTDSQGTELFLEYKGRKVADV
- a CDS encoding YceD family protein, with translation MTGPFVLPIRDIAHRAGEMREHTLEVPAPDKWGEGLVAVAEGEPVVIEARLESVHEGILVSGEVDTEYTGICSRCLIDIAEGFKVEFQELFAYPGEEETDFEVQDDHVDLETLVREAVVLSLPFQPVCQPDCPGLDPITGERLAENAGTPQSEPLDPRWAALQDFTTSHDDDAPRPRG